The proteins below are encoded in one region of Lactuca sativa cultivar Salinas chromosome 3, Lsat_Salinas_v11, whole genome shotgun sequence:
- the LOC111908865 gene encoding uncharacterized protein LOC111908865 — MSMEKKNEEEVWIWTENKQVMTAAIEKGWTTFIFSSIHRQLATDWSSIALINPIFIEDKSLFDNKAKLVATISEISSPQELEQLQSAYEHADNIIVDLLDWQVIPAENIVAAFHGTHKTVFAISKGLSESQIFLETVDGVSKIKDGYNPATWMLEVSTSAQELTLGGDISYEQFLRDR, encoded by the exons ATGTCGATGGAAAAGAAGAATGAGGAGGAGGTATGGATATGGACGGAGAACAAGCAGGTTATGACAGCAGCTattgaaaagggttggaccacgTTCATCTTCTCTTCTATTCATCGCCAGCTCGCTACTGATTGGTCTT CAATAGCATTGATAAATCCCATCTTCATTGAAGACAAGAGTCTTTTTGACAACAAGGCTAAATTGGTTGCCACAATTTCTGAAATATCTTCTCCCCAAGAATTGGAGCAACTCCAGTCAGCTTATGAGCATGCAGATAACATTATTGTTGATCTATTGGATTGGCAG GTGATTCCTGCAGAGAACATTGTTGCAGCATTTCATGGCACTCACAAAACAGTCTTTGCCATCTCAAAAGGTCTCTCAGAATCTCAAATTTTCTTAGAG ACTGTTGATGGCGTAAGTAAGATAAAAGACGGATATAACCCTGCTACCTGGATGTTGGAAGTTAGTACTTCAGCTCAAGAACTTACACTCGGAGGTGATATCTCGTATGAGCAGTTTCTTAGAGATAGGTAA